One window of the Lipingzhangella halophila genome contains the following:
- a CDS encoding Scr1 family TA system antitoxin-like transcriptional regulator: MCSRVSHPRGWAANSCRTRTASAHGSSAVPARVRTPVAHFRASRRLSTWAGNARWRTRITVHLPHCSRRLRTRSARAGSPTPLPLQTPDYARAVMRNTGDWDEEQVERLVNARTARLGNLGR; this comes from the coding sequence ATGTGCTCGAGGGTGAGCCATCCGAGGGGCTGGGCGGCCAACTCGTGCAGGACGAGAACCGCGTCGGCGCACGGCTCGTCGGCCGTCCCGGCCCGGGTGAGGACGCCGGTCGCCCATTTCCGTGCCTCGCGCAGACTGTCCACATGGGCGGGAAACGCGCGCTGGCGGACCCGGATCACCGTGCACCTCCCGCACTGCTCGCGGCGGCTCCGAACCCGTTCCGCGCGAGCGGGCAGCCCAACCCCACTCCCGCTCCAGACCCCCGATTACGCTCGGGCGGTCATGCGAAACACGGGCGACTGGGATGAGGAGCAGGTGGAAAGGCTGGTGAACGCGCGCACAGCCCGCCTGGGGAACCTCGGCAGGTGA
- a CDS encoding alanine/glycine:cation symporter family protein: METINEWIVWLNDGYWKFLVIPLLVLLSVYFTFRLGAVQVRMIPEMVRQMRSNPEVAPDGKRAVSSFGAFSISAAARVGTGNIVGVAGAIAIGGPGAVLWMWIMGVLVGAASFVESTLGQLYKERDRTGYRGGPAYYMEKGLGARWAGVIFAIAIIVTFSLTFTATQSNSIAEAISTSVAIAGTGELVADAAILSTSVKLLVGVAIVGTSALVVLGGVRRIAHVAQALVPFMALAYIVLGLIVVALNVDQIPRVFTEIVQGAFGIEEFGGAAVGTAIVQGVRRGMFSNEAGLGSAPNAGATASVTHPAKQGLVQTLGVFVDTLIICSITAFVIVVSNPSYGDEDLGPVLTQGALLDSLGVWAVHAITAILLLLCFTSVLGNYYYGEANVYFLARGEPGRALLGFQFIFLAAAFLGSVGTVEIIWNLADTTMGLMAVVNLLALAPLTGVVVLVLRDYRDQLRQGIDPVFTRDRLPQLRGVECWEPGEETTTRT; encoded by the coding sequence GTGGAAACAATCAACGAATGGATCGTCTGGTTGAACGACGGCTACTGGAAGTTCCTGGTCATCCCGCTCCTCGTGCTCCTGAGCGTGTACTTCACGTTCCGGCTCGGGGCCGTGCAGGTGCGGATGATCCCCGAGATGGTCCGGCAGATGCGCAGCAATCCCGAGGTGGCGCCGGACGGCAAGCGGGCCGTCTCCTCGTTCGGCGCGTTCTCGATCTCCGCCGCGGCACGCGTCGGCACCGGCAACATCGTCGGCGTCGCCGGGGCGATCGCCATCGGCGGCCCTGGGGCCGTGCTGTGGATGTGGATCATGGGTGTGCTGGTGGGAGCCGCCAGCTTCGTGGAGTCCACCCTCGGCCAGCTCTACAAGGAGCGCGACCGGACCGGCTACCGCGGCGGCCCGGCCTACTACATGGAGAAGGGGTTGGGCGCCCGCTGGGCCGGCGTGATCTTCGCGATCGCCATCATCGTGACGTTCAGCCTCACGTTCACCGCGACCCAGTCGAACTCGATCGCCGAGGCGATCTCCACCTCGGTGGCCATCGCCGGCACCGGTGAGCTGGTGGCGGACGCGGCCATCCTCTCCACTAGCGTGAAGCTCCTGGTCGGCGTGGCGATCGTGGGCACGAGCGCGCTGGTCGTGCTTGGCGGCGTCCGCCGGATCGCGCACGTGGCGCAGGCGCTGGTGCCGTTCATGGCGCTCGCCTACATCGTGCTGGGCCTGATCGTCGTGGCCCTCAACGTCGACCAGATCCCCCGGGTGTTCACCGAGATCGTCCAGGGCGCCTTCGGTATCGAGGAGTTCGGCGGCGCGGCCGTGGGCACCGCCATCGTCCAGGGTGTCCGGCGCGGCATGTTCTCCAACGAAGCCGGCCTGGGCTCCGCCCCCAACGCCGGCGCCACCGCGTCCGTCACCCACCCCGCCAAGCAGGGCCTGGTCCAGACACTGGGGGTCTTCGTCGACACCCTCATCATCTGCTCCATCACCGCGTTCGTCATCGTGGTGTCCAACCCGTCCTACGGCGACGAGGACCTCGGACCGGTGCTCACCCAGGGCGCGCTGCTCGACAGCCTCGGGGTCTGGGCGGTGCACGCCATCACCGCCATCCTGCTGCTGCTGTGCTTCACCTCGGTGCTGGGCAACTACTACTACGGCGAGGCCAACGTCTACTTCCTGGCCCGGGGGGAACCGGGCCGGGCCCTCCTCGGCTTCCAGTTCATCTTCCTGGCGGCGGCGTTCCTGGGCTCGGTGGGCACCGTCGAGATCATCTGGAACCTCGCCGACACCACCATGGGGCTCATGGCCGTGGTCAACCTGCTGGCTCTCGCCCCGCTCACCGGTGTCGTGGTGCTGGTGCTCCGCGACTACCGGGACCAGCTCCGCCAGGGCATCGACCCGGTGTTCACCCGCGACCGCCTCCCGCAACTCCGGGGCGTGGAGTGCTGGGAACCCGGGGAAGAGACCACAACCCGCACCTGA
- a CDS encoding DUF397 domain-containing protein, translating into MHHPCPEGAFRVMELRDGRLVGHEEYLSGVNVVSGPKVNKLVELFGNLQGEALSTHASVELTDTIRKELRQWRIGTSPATAAAGTPDCLECRTTRDQVQVRDTQHRDHGHLGFPLAEWRAFLAQVRRDTV; encoded by the coding sequence CTGCACCATCCTTGCCCAGAAGGCGCGTTCCGCGTCATGGAGCTACGGGACGGGCGGCTTGTGGGACATGAGGAGTACCTTTCGGGCGTTAACGTCGTCTCTGGCCCGAAGGTGAACAAGCTCGTGGAGCTGTTCGGCAACCTGCAGGGCGAAGCCCTCTCGACGCACGCATCGGTCGAACTCACCGACACAATCCGAAAGGAACTACGACAGTGGAGGATTGGCACAAGTCCAGCTACAGCGGCGGCCGGAACCCCCGACTGCCTGGAGTGCCGCACCACCCGTGACCAGGTGCAGGTGCGCGACACCCAGCACCGCGACCACGGCCACCTGGGCTTCCCTCTCGCCGAGTGGCGGGCGTTTCTCGCGCAGGTGCGGCGCGACACCGTGTGA